One window from the genome of Entelurus aequoreus isolate RoL-2023_Sb linkage group LG04, RoL_Eaeq_v1.1, whole genome shotgun sequence encodes:
- the LOC133648189 gene encoding protocadherin-10-like isoform X1: MDRRLSKGSWLPVTGLVISLLLCACVVDLVLAQIRYSIPEELEHGAFVGNIAEDLGLDVAKLSARRFRIVSGAKKQYLEVNLENGILFVNEKIDREELCERSPSCFLHLQVVIENPLELYRVEVEILDVNDNSPSFPWSEFNIDITESAAPGSCFPLESAQDLDVGANSLRSYQLSANEHFILNIQTRNDGSKFAELVLDTPLDRERRKKHEMVLTAFDGGSPERTGTALITITVLDANDNVPVFDRSVYRASLVENAPRGTPVLKLNATDLDEGANGEVTYAFSGHAPLKVRELFSVDPYTGEVRVKGVVDYEKASVYELYVQARDRGPSAVAVHSKVLVDIVDVNDNTPEVILTSVSTPVLEDAPPGTVIAVISVMDQDSGENGNVDCQIPNNVPFQLHSSFKNYYTLVTSDFLDREAVSEYNITLTARDLGSPALSTRKTVLVQVSDINDNPPRFSQPSYTVYVTENNAPGASICTVTAFDPDSNQNAYLSYSILDGPIQGMPVSTYVSINSDNGNIYALRSFDYEQLRNFHIQVQAQDAGFPPLASNVTVNVFILDQNDNAPVVVSPLPKNGTVATEVVPRSVDAGYLVIKVTAMDADAGQNSRLSYQVTQATDPGLFSVALYTGEIRTIRRLADKDAYRHRLVIQVKDNGQPPLSATVSVVLTVVDSVPESLSDYGDLTLSPQPASNLSLYLIVSLSTISFIFLVAIIVLAAVKCYKDRETLSGYNLPPFACCCCAGFQPDPPAEVFKKSNLNLQISSTANKVPTNCVEANGGGGGGSVAQPYCYKVCLTPESAKSDFMFLKPCSPSSAPRNNEAKSAEHSWGASVNNGATTPSELKQANTDWTLTKNQHSSIKSYNSINMDGTLMRKAMHADPENYVTSMAPGQYWTWGTHARGPKGEYKMSPSTTSVPSRPWTPRCTPPPQQQQPSNPAHPHPHPHPHPHPHPPPDYHHNVYIPGTPSGFCTLRPAVQRCSDLDVHNSFSTFGKKRRLQMSPQGEAAMINNDLYND, from the exons ATGGACCGGAGGCTCTCCAAGGGCAGCTGGCTGCCGGTGACCGGGCTGGTCATCTCCCTGCTGCTGTGCGCCTGCGTGGTGGACTTGGTGCTGGCGCAAATCCGCTACTCCATCCCCGAGGAGCTGGAGCACGGAGCCTTCGTGGGCAACATCGCGGAGGACCTGGGCTTGGATGTGGCCAAGCTGTCCGCGCGTCGCTTCCGCATCGTCTCCGGGGCCAAGAAGCAGTATTTAGAAGTCAACTTGGAGAACGGCATTTTGTTCGTGAATGAGAAAATAGACAGAGAGGAGCTTTGTGAGCGCAGCCCCAGCTGTTTTTTGCACCTGCAAGTCGTCATCGAGAACCCGCTGGAGCTCTACAGAGTGGAAGTGGAGATTTTAGACGTGAATGACAATTCTCCCAGCTTCCCGTGGAGCGAGTTCAACATAGACATCACCGAGTCGGCGGCGCCCGGCTCCTGCTTCCCGTTAGAGAGCGCGCAGGACCTGGACGTGGGCGCGAACTCGCTGCGCTCCTACCAGCTGAGCGCCAACGAGCACTTCATCCTCAACATCCAGACGCGTAACGACGGCAGCAAGTTCGCGGAGCTGGTGCTGGACACCCCGCTGGACCGGGAGCGCCGTAAGAAACACGAGATGGTTCTGACCGCTTTTGACGGCGGGTCACCGGAGCGCACCGGGACCGCGTTGATCACCATCACGGTGCTGGACGCCAACGACAACGTGCCCGTGTTCGACCGCTCCGTGTACCGGGCCAGCCTGGTGGAGAACGCGCCGCGCGGCACGCCGGTGCTGAAGCTCAACGCCACCGACTTGGACGAGGGCGCCAACGGGGAGGTGACGTACGCCTTCAGCGGGCACGCGCCTCTCAAAGTGCGGGAGCTGTTCAGCGTGGACCCGTACACGGGCGAGGTCCGCGTCAAGGGCGTCGTGGACTACGAGAAAGCCAGCGTGTACGAGCTGTACGTGCAGGCCAGGGACCGGGGACCCTCGGCGGTCGCCGTGCACAGCAAAGTCCTGGTGGACATCGTGGACGTGAACGACAACACCCCGGAGGTCATCCTCACCTCCGTGTCCACGCCGGTGCTGGAGGACGCGCCGCCCGGCACGGTGATCGCCGTCATCAGCGTCATGGACCAGGACTCCGGCGAGAACGGCAACGTGGACTGCCAAATCCCCAACAACGTCCCGTTCCAGCTGCACTCCTCTTTCAAGAACTACTACACGTTGGTGACCAGCGACTTCTTGGACCGGGAGGCGGTGAGCGAGTACAACATCACGCTCACGGCTCGCGACCTGGGCTCGCCTGCTTTATCCACGCGTAAAACCGTCCTGGTGCAGGTGTCGGACATTAACGACAACCCGCCGCGGTTCTCGCAGCCGTCCTACACCGTCTACGTGACCGAGAATAACGCCCCGGGCGCCTCTATTTGCACCGTGACCGCCTTCGACCCGGATTCCAACCAGAACGCGTATCTGTCCTATTCCATCCTCGACGGTCCAATCCAGGGCATGCCGGTGTCCACGTACGTGTCAATCAACTCGGACAACGGCAACATTTACGCGCTGCGCTCCTTTGACTACGAGCAGCTGCGGAACTTCCACATTCAAGTCCAAGCGCAGGACGCCGGTTTCCCGCCACTCGCCAGCAACGTAACAGTCAACGTCTTTATTTTGGACCAAAACGACAACGCGCCGGTGGTCGTGTCCCCGCTGCCCAAAAACGGCACCGTGGCCACGGAGGTGGTGCCGCGCTCAGTGGACGCCGGTTACCTGGTCATTAAAGTCACGGCCATGGACGCGGACGCGGGGCAAAACTCCCGCTTGTCCTATCAGGTGACGCAAGCCACCGACCCGGGGCTGTTCAGCGTGGCTTTGTACACCGGGGAAATCCGGACTATCCGCAGGCTGGCGGACAAGGACGCATACCGGCACCGGCTGGTGATCCAAGTGAAGGACAACGGGCAGCCTCCTCTCTCCGCCACCGTCTCCGTAGTCCTCACGGTGGTGGACAGCGTCCCGGAGTCCTTATCCGACTACGGCGACCTCACCCTCAGCCCGCAGCCCGCCTCCAACCTCTCCCTCTACTTGATCGTGTCACTCAGCACCATATCGTTCATCTTCCTGGTGGCGATAATCGTCCTGGCCGCGGTCAAGTGCTACAAGGACCGTGAGACCCTGAGCGGCTACAACCTGCCGCCCTTTGCCTGCTGCTGCTGCGCGGGCTTCCAGCCGGATCCTCCCGCGGAGGTCTTCAAGAAATCCAACCTCAACTTGCAGATTTCCTCCACGGCCAACAAAGTGCCCACCAACTGCGTGGAGGcgaacggcggcggcggcggcggcagcgTGGCTCAGCCGTACTGCTACAAAGTCTGCTTGACCCCGGAGTCCGCCAAGAGCGACTTCATGTTTTTGAAGCCGTGCAGCCCGAGCAGCGCGCCGCGCAACAACGAAGCCAAGAGCGCGGAGCATTCGTGGGGGGCGTCGGTGAACAACGGAGCGACCACCCCTAG tgag CTGAAGCAAGCCAACACAGACTGGACCCTCACAAAGAATCAGCATTCCTCCATTAAAAG TTACAACTCCATCAACATGGATGGAACACTCATGCGCAAGGCCATGCATGCAGACCCCGAAAACTACGTCACATCCATGGCACCCGGGCAGTACTGGACCTGGGGCACTCATGCGAGAGGCCCAAAAG GGGAATACAAGATGTCTCCATCAACCACTAGTGTCCCCTCCCGGCCCTGGACTCCGCGGTGCACCCCGCCCCCCCAGCAGCAGCAGCCGTCCAACCCTGCCCatcctcaccctcaccctcaccctcacccgcACCCGCACCCGCCGCCTGACTACCACCACAACGTCTACATCCCCGGGACGCCGTCGGGCTTCTGCACGCTGAGGCCCGCCGTGCAGCGCTGCAGCGACTTGGACGTACACAACTCCTTCTCCACCTTTGGCAAGAAGCGACGCCTCCAGATGTCCCCCCAGGGGGAAGCCGCCATGATCAATAACGACCTGTACAACGACTGA
- the LOC133648189 gene encoding protocadherin-10-like isoform X3: protein MDRRLSKGSWLPVTGLVISLLLCACVVDLVLAQIRYSIPEELEHGAFVGNIAEDLGLDVAKLSARRFRIVSGAKKQYLEVNLENGILFVNEKIDREELCERSPSCFLHLQVVIENPLELYRVEVEILDVNDNSPSFPWSEFNIDITESAAPGSCFPLESAQDLDVGANSLRSYQLSANEHFILNIQTRNDGSKFAELVLDTPLDRERRKKHEMVLTAFDGGSPERTGTALITITVLDANDNVPVFDRSVYRASLVENAPRGTPVLKLNATDLDEGANGEVTYAFSGHAPLKVRELFSVDPYTGEVRVKGVVDYEKASVYELYVQARDRGPSAVAVHSKVLVDIVDVNDNTPEVILTSVSTPVLEDAPPGTVIAVISVMDQDSGENGNVDCQIPNNVPFQLHSSFKNYYTLVTSDFLDREAVSEYNITLTARDLGSPALSTRKTVLVQVSDINDNPPRFSQPSYTVYVTENNAPGASICTVTAFDPDSNQNAYLSYSILDGPIQGMPVSTYVSINSDNGNIYALRSFDYEQLRNFHIQVQAQDAGFPPLASNVTVNVFILDQNDNAPVVVSPLPKNGTVATEVVPRSVDAGYLVIKVTAMDADAGQNSRLSYQVTQATDPGLFSVALYTGEIRTIRRLADKDAYRHRLVIQVKDNGQPPLSATVSVVLTVVDSVPESLSDYGDLTLSPQPASNLSLYLIVSLSTISFIFLVAIIVLAAVKCYKDRETLSGYNLPPFACCCCAGFQPDPPAEVFKKSNLNLQISSTANKVPTNCVEPCSPSSAPRNNEAKSAEHSWGASVNNGATTPSELKQANTDWTLTKNQHSSIKSYNSINMDGTLMRKAMHADPENYVTSMAPGQYWTWGTHARGPKGEYKMSPSTTSVPSRPWTPRCTPPPQQQQPSNPAHPHPHPHPHPHPHPPPDYHHNVYIPGTPSGFCTLRPAVQRCSDLDVHNSFSTFGKKRRLQMSPQGEAAMINNDLYND from the exons ATGGACCGGAGGCTCTCCAAGGGCAGCTGGCTGCCGGTGACCGGGCTGGTCATCTCCCTGCTGCTGTGCGCCTGCGTGGTGGACTTGGTGCTGGCGCAAATCCGCTACTCCATCCCCGAGGAGCTGGAGCACGGAGCCTTCGTGGGCAACATCGCGGAGGACCTGGGCTTGGATGTGGCCAAGCTGTCCGCGCGTCGCTTCCGCATCGTCTCCGGGGCCAAGAAGCAGTATTTAGAAGTCAACTTGGAGAACGGCATTTTGTTCGTGAATGAGAAAATAGACAGAGAGGAGCTTTGTGAGCGCAGCCCCAGCTGTTTTTTGCACCTGCAAGTCGTCATCGAGAACCCGCTGGAGCTCTACAGAGTGGAAGTGGAGATTTTAGACGTGAATGACAATTCTCCCAGCTTCCCGTGGAGCGAGTTCAACATAGACATCACCGAGTCGGCGGCGCCCGGCTCCTGCTTCCCGTTAGAGAGCGCGCAGGACCTGGACGTGGGCGCGAACTCGCTGCGCTCCTACCAGCTGAGCGCCAACGAGCACTTCATCCTCAACATCCAGACGCGTAACGACGGCAGCAAGTTCGCGGAGCTGGTGCTGGACACCCCGCTGGACCGGGAGCGCCGTAAGAAACACGAGATGGTTCTGACCGCTTTTGACGGCGGGTCACCGGAGCGCACCGGGACCGCGTTGATCACCATCACGGTGCTGGACGCCAACGACAACGTGCCCGTGTTCGACCGCTCCGTGTACCGGGCCAGCCTGGTGGAGAACGCGCCGCGCGGCACGCCGGTGCTGAAGCTCAACGCCACCGACTTGGACGAGGGCGCCAACGGGGAGGTGACGTACGCCTTCAGCGGGCACGCGCCTCTCAAAGTGCGGGAGCTGTTCAGCGTGGACCCGTACACGGGCGAGGTCCGCGTCAAGGGCGTCGTGGACTACGAGAAAGCCAGCGTGTACGAGCTGTACGTGCAGGCCAGGGACCGGGGACCCTCGGCGGTCGCCGTGCACAGCAAAGTCCTGGTGGACATCGTGGACGTGAACGACAACACCCCGGAGGTCATCCTCACCTCCGTGTCCACGCCGGTGCTGGAGGACGCGCCGCCCGGCACGGTGATCGCCGTCATCAGCGTCATGGACCAGGACTCCGGCGAGAACGGCAACGTGGACTGCCAAATCCCCAACAACGTCCCGTTCCAGCTGCACTCCTCTTTCAAGAACTACTACACGTTGGTGACCAGCGACTTCTTGGACCGGGAGGCGGTGAGCGAGTACAACATCACGCTCACGGCTCGCGACCTGGGCTCGCCTGCTTTATCCACGCGTAAAACCGTCCTGGTGCAGGTGTCGGACATTAACGACAACCCGCCGCGGTTCTCGCAGCCGTCCTACACCGTCTACGTGACCGAGAATAACGCCCCGGGCGCCTCTATTTGCACCGTGACCGCCTTCGACCCGGATTCCAACCAGAACGCGTATCTGTCCTATTCCATCCTCGACGGTCCAATCCAGGGCATGCCGGTGTCCACGTACGTGTCAATCAACTCGGACAACGGCAACATTTACGCGCTGCGCTCCTTTGACTACGAGCAGCTGCGGAACTTCCACATTCAAGTCCAAGCGCAGGACGCCGGTTTCCCGCCACTCGCCAGCAACGTAACAGTCAACGTCTTTATTTTGGACCAAAACGACAACGCGCCGGTGGTCGTGTCCCCGCTGCCCAAAAACGGCACCGTGGCCACGGAGGTGGTGCCGCGCTCAGTGGACGCCGGTTACCTGGTCATTAAAGTCACGGCCATGGACGCGGACGCGGGGCAAAACTCCCGCTTGTCCTATCAGGTGACGCAAGCCACCGACCCGGGGCTGTTCAGCGTGGCTTTGTACACCGGGGAAATCCGGACTATCCGCAGGCTGGCGGACAAGGACGCATACCGGCACCGGCTGGTGATCCAAGTGAAGGACAACGGGCAGCCTCCTCTCTCCGCCACCGTCTCCGTAGTCCTCACGGTGGTGGACAGCGTCCCGGAGTCCTTATCCGACTACGGCGACCTCACCCTCAGCCCGCAGCCCGCCTCCAACCTCTCCCTCTACTTGATCGTGTCACTCAGCACCATATCGTTCATCTTCCTGGTGGCGATAATCGTCCTGGCCGCGGTCAAGTGCTACAAGGACCGTGAGACCCTGAGCGGCTACAACCTGCCGCCCTTTGCCTGCTGCTGCTGCGCGGGCTTCCAGCCGGATCCTCCCGCGGAGGTCTTCAAGAAATCCAACCTCAACTTGCAGATTTCCTCCACGGCCAACAAAGTGCCCACCAACTGCGTGGAG CCGTGCAGCCCGAGCAGCGCGCCGCGCAACAACGAAGCCAAGAGCGCGGAGCATTCGTGGGGGGCGTCGGTGAACAACGGAGCGACCACCCCTAG tgag CTGAAGCAAGCCAACACAGACTGGACCCTCACAAAGAATCAGCATTCCTCCATTAAAAG TTACAACTCCATCAACATGGATGGAACACTCATGCGCAAGGCCATGCATGCAGACCCCGAAAACTACGTCACATCCATGGCACCCGGGCAGTACTGGACCTGGGGCACTCATGCGAGAGGCCCAAAAG GGGAATACAAGATGTCTCCATCAACCACTAGTGTCCCCTCCCGGCCCTGGACTCCGCGGTGCACCCCGCCCCCCCAGCAGCAGCAGCCGTCCAACCCTGCCCatcctcaccctcaccctcaccctcacccgcACCCGCACCCGCCGCCTGACTACCACCACAACGTCTACATCCCCGGGACGCCGTCGGGCTTCTGCACGCTGAGGCCCGCCGTGCAGCGCTGCAGCGACTTGGACGTACACAACTCCTTCTCCACCTTTGGCAAGAAGCGACGCCTCCAGATGTCCCCCCAGGGGGAAGCCGCCATGATCAATAACGACCTGTACAACGACTGA
- the LOC133648189 gene encoding putative protocadherin beta-18 isoform X2, with protein sequence MDRRLSKGSWLPVTGLVISLLLCACVVDLVLAQIRYSIPEELEHGAFVGNIAEDLGLDVAKLSARRFRIVSGAKKQYLEVNLENGILFVNEKIDREELCERSPSCFLHLQVVIENPLELYRVEVEILDVNDNSPSFPWSEFNIDITESAAPGSCFPLESAQDLDVGANSLRSYQLSANEHFILNIQTRNDGSKFAELVLDTPLDRERRKKHEMVLTAFDGGSPERTGTALITITVLDANDNVPVFDRSVYRASLVENAPRGTPVLKLNATDLDEGANGEVTYAFSGHAPLKVRELFSVDPYTGEVRVKGVVDYEKASVYELYVQARDRGPSAVAVHSKVLVDIVDVNDNTPEVILTSVSTPVLEDAPPGTVIAVISVMDQDSGENGNVDCQIPNNVPFQLHSSFKNYYTLVTSDFLDREAVSEYNITLTARDLGSPALSTRKTVLVQVSDINDNPPRFSQPSYTVYVTENNAPGASICTVTAFDPDSNQNAYLSYSILDGPIQGMPVSTYVSINSDNGNIYALRSFDYEQLRNFHIQVQAQDAGFPPLASNVTVNVFILDQNDNAPVVVSPLPKNGTVATEVVPRSVDAGYLVIKVTAMDADAGQNSRLSYQVTQATDPGLFSVALYTGEIRTIRRLADKDAYRHRLVIQVKDNGQPPLSATVSVVLTVVDSVPESLSDYGDLTLSPQPASNLSLYLIVSLSTISFIFLVAIIVLAAVKCYKDRETLSGYNLPPFACCCCAGFQPDPPAEVFKKSNLNLQISSTANKVPTNCVEANGGGGGGSVAQPYCYKVCLTPESAKSDFMFLKPCSPSSAPRNNEAKSAEHSWGASVNNGATTPSELKQANTDWTLTKNQHSSIKSYNSINMDGTLMRKAMHADPENYVTSMAPGQYWTWGTHARGPKGMQGNSREYKMSPSTTSVPSRPWTPRCTPPPQQQQPSNPAHPHPHPHPHPHPHPPPDYHHNVYIPGTPSGFCTLRPAVQRCSDLDVHNSFSTFGKKRRLQMSPQGEAAMINNDLYND encoded by the exons ATGGACCGGAGGCTCTCCAAGGGCAGCTGGCTGCCGGTGACCGGGCTGGTCATCTCCCTGCTGCTGTGCGCCTGCGTGGTGGACTTGGTGCTGGCGCAAATCCGCTACTCCATCCCCGAGGAGCTGGAGCACGGAGCCTTCGTGGGCAACATCGCGGAGGACCTGGGCTTGGATGTGGCCAAGCTGTCCGCGCGTCGCTTCCGCATCGTCTCCGGGGCCAAGAAGCAGTATTTAGAAGTCAACTTGGAGAACGGCATTTTGTTCGTGAATGAGAAAATAGACAGAGAGGAGCTTTGTGAGCGCAGCCCCAGCTGTTTTTTGCACCTGCAAGTCGTCATCGAGAACCCGCTGGAGCTCTACAGAGTGGAAGTGGAGATTTTAGACGTGAATGACAATTCTCCCAGCTTCCCGTGGAGCGAGTTCAACATAGACATCACCGAGTCGGCGGCGCCCGGCTCCTGCTTCCCGTTAGAGAGCGCGCAGGACCTGGACGTGGGCGCGAACTCGCTGCGCTCCTACCAGCTGAGCGCCAACGAGCACTTCATCCTCAACATCCAGACGCGTAACGACGGCAGCAAGTTCGCGGAGCTGGTGCTGGACACCCCGCTGGACCGGGAGCGCCGTAAGAAACACGAGATGGTTCTGACCGCTTTTGACGGCGGGTCACCGGAGCGCACCGGGACCGCGTTGATCACCATCACGGTGCTGGACGCCAACGACAACGTGCCCGTGTTCGACCGCTCCGTGTACCGGGCCAGCCTGGTGGAGAACGCGCCGCGCGGCACGCCGGTGCTGAAGCTCAACGCCACCGACTTGGACGAGGGCGCCAACGGGGAGGTGACGTACGCCTTCAGCGGGCACGCGCCTCTCAAAGTGCGGGAGCTGTTCAGCGTGGACCCGTACACGGGCGAGGTCCGCGTCAAGGGCGTCGTGGACTACGAGAAAGCCAGCGTGTACGAGCTGTACGTGCAGGCCAGGGACCGGGGACCCTCGGCGGTCGCCGTGCACAGCAAAGTCCTGGTGGACATCGTGGACGTGAACGACAACACCCCGGAGGTCATCCTCACCTCCGTGTCCACGCCGGTGCTGGAGGACGCGCCGCCCGGCACGGTGATCGCCGTCATCAGCGTCATGGACCAGGACTCCGGCGAGAACGGCAACGTGGACTGCCAAATCCCCAACAACGTCCCGTTCCAGCTGCACTCCTCTTTCAAGAACTACTACACGTTGGTGACCAGCGACTTCTTGGACCGGGAGGCGGTGAGCGAGTACAACATCACGCTCACGGCTCGCGACCTGGGCTCGCCTGCTTTATCCACGCGTAAAACCGTCCTGGTGCAGGTGTCGGACATTAACGACAACCCGCCGCGGTTCTCGCAGCCGTCCTACACCGTCTACGTGACCGAGAATAACGCCCCGGGCGCCTCTATTTGCACCGTGACCGCCTTCGACCCGGATTCCAACCAGAACGCGTATCTGTCCTATTCCATCCTCGACGGTCCAATCCAGGGCATGCCGGTGTCCACGTACGTGTCAATCAACTCGGACAACGGCAACATTTACGCGCTGCGCTCCTTTGACTACGAGCAGCTGCGGAACTTCCACATTCAAGTCCAAGCGCAGGACGCCGGTTTCCCGCCACTCGCCAGCAACGTAACAGTCAACGTCTTTATTTTGGACCAAAACGACAACGCGCCGGTGGTCGTGTCCCCGCTGCCCAAAAACGGCACCGTGGCCACGGAGGTGGTGCCGCGCTCAGTGGACGCCGGTTACCTGGTCATTAAAGTCACGGCCATGGACGCGGACGCGGGGCAAAACTCCCGCTTGTCCTATCAGGTGACGCAAGCCACCGACCCGGGGCTGTTCAGCGTGGCTTTGTACACCGGGGAAATCCGGACTATCCGCAGGCTGGCGGACAAGGACGCATACCGGCACCGGCTGGTGATCCAAGTGAAGGACAACGGGCAGCCTCCTCTCTCCGCCACCGTCTCCGTAGTCCTCACGGTGGTGGACAGCGTCCCGGAGTCCTTATCCGACTACGGCGACCTCACCCTCAGCCCGCAGCCCGCCTCCAACCTCTCCCTCTACTTGATCGTGTCACTCAGCACCATATCGTTCATCTTCCTGGTGGCGATAATCGTCCTGGCCGCGGTCAAGTGCTACAAGGACCGTGAGACCCTGAGCGGCTACAACCTGCCGCCCTTTGCCTGCTGCTGCTGCGCGGGCTTCCAGCCGGATCCTCCCGCGGAGGTCTTCAAGAAATCCAACCTCAACTTGCAGATTTCCTCCACGGCCAACAAAGTGCCCACCAACTGCGTGGAGGcgaacggcggcggcggcggcggcagcgTGGCTCAGCCGTACTGCTACAAAGTCTGCTTGACCCCGGAGTCCGCCAAGAGCGACTTCATGTTTTTGAAGCCGTGCAGCCCGAGCAGCGCGCCGCGCAACAACGAAGCCAAGAGCGCGGAGCATTCGTGGGGGGCGTCGGTGAACAACGGAGCGACCACCCCTAG tgag CTGAAGCAAGCCAACACAGACTGGACCCTCACAAAGAATCAGCATTCCTCCATTAAAAG TTACAACTCCATCAACATGGATGGAACACTCATGCGCAAGGCCATGCATGCAGACCCCGAAAACTACGTCACATCCATGGCACCCGGGCAGTACTGGACCTGGGGCACTCATGCGAGAGGCCCAAAAGGTATGCAAGGAAACTCAA GGGAATACAAGATGTCTCCATCAACCACTAGTGTCCCCTCCCGGCCCTGGACTCCGCGGTGCACCCCGCCCCCCCAGCAGCAGCAGCCGTCCAACCCTGCCCatcctcaccctcaccctcaccctcacccgcACCCGCACCCGCCGCCTGACTACCACCACAACGTCTACATCCCCGGGACGCCGTCGGGCTTCTGCACGCTGAGGCCCGCCGTGCAGCGCTGCAGCGACTTGGACGTACACAACTCCTTCTCCACCTTTGGCAAGAAGCGACGCCTCCAGATGTCCCCCCAGGGGGAAGCCGCCATGATCAATAACGACCTGTACAACGACTGA